The sequence TATAAAACCCAGCTCAAGCCAGGTAATGTGATTACGCTCCGGGGACAGGTTGAAAGTATGGAAAGCGCCTTCAGCCGCCTTGGATTAGGTATCGTCTTCGCGGCTTTGTTTGTATACCTGCTCATGGTTGTCAATTTCCAGTCGTTCCGGTATCCATTCATTATCATTACCGCTTTGCCAGGTGCTTTGTGCGGCATGGTCTGGATGCTTTTCCTGACCGGAACAACCTTCAGTATCCCGTCGTTGATGGGGGCCATTATGAGTGTGGGAGTCGCAACGGCCAACAGTATTTTGCTGGTTAGCTTTGCTAAAGATCATTTGCCAGAAGTTGCTGGAAATGCCTATGAAGCGGCTCTTGAAGCAGGGCGGACGCGGCTTCGTCCGATTTTGATGACGGCTATTGCCATGATAATCGGGATGTTACCCATGTCACTTGGTCTGGGTGAAGGGGGTGAGCAAAACGCTCCACTTGGCCGGGCGGTTATTGGCGGATTGATTCTGGCAACCTTCACGACCTTGTTGTTTGTACCGGTTGTGTTTAGCTATCTGGCTCGTAAAACAACAAAGTCCCAACCTGCTGAAGCGTAACAATGGACTTGATTTATCATATCGTTCCAGCGTCGGTCTGGACGAACTACGAAACAGAATTGACCTATGAAGCCGACAGTTTACGGACTGAAGGCTTCATTCATCTGTCTACGAAAGAGCAGGTGCCAGGTGTGATGGAGCGGTATTATCAGAACGTACCTGATTTATTACTGCTCCATGTCGATCCGGCCCAGTTGCTCCATGAGTTAAAATATGAGGTTTCGACTAACAACGAACGTTTTCCGCATCTCTATGGCCCACTTAACAAAGATGCCGTTTTGACCGTAGAACGTTTGAACCAATTGCCTATCAATCAACCTGTATGAAAGCGTTACGAGTTATCATTCCCCTGTTGCTATTGATCGCGCTGTTTGTGTTTGCGGGTGTACTGCCGCGCATAAAGAACAGCCAGGAGCTGAAAGCTGCGGCCACTGAAGAACGAAATCGCGAACCGATTGTGAACGTTGTGTCGCTCAAACACTCGTCTGACACGACCGGTTTGACGTTGCCCGGCCAGATTCAGCCCTATCGTCAGACACCCCTTTATGCCCGAACCCAGGGTTTTTTGCGTCGCTGGTATGTCGATATCGGTGCGCAGGTAAAGCAAGGCCAGGTTCTGGCAACGATCGATGCGCCTGAACTTGATCAGGATATTGTCCGGGCCAAAGCCGACCAGCAACTGGCACAAACGAATCTGGAACGCTTACAGAGCGTTCAGTTGCCGGGCGCCGTTGCGAAGCAGGATGTCGATACCCGTCAGTCGGCGGTTGCTGTAGCACAGGCAACCCTGGGTCGCTTGCAGGCCCTGAAAGATTTACAGCAGGTGCGTGCTCCCTTTAGTGGTGTCATTACGGCTCGGACGGCTGAAAACGGAACACTGGTGTCGCCGGGATCAGGACAACCGCTTTTTACAATCTCCGAATTAGGTACGTTGCGGGTTTTCGTCGATGTGCCACAAACCTATTATCAGTCTGTGAAGGTGGGCATGCCAGCAACGGTTGTCATACCAGAGTTGAAAAATCGAACATTTCTGGGAAAAGTTGTCCGAACATCGGGTACGTTGCGCAGCGATTCGCGAACTTTGCTGGCTGAAGTCGCGATTCCGAATCCAAAGCAGGAATTACCATCGGGTTTATACAGTCAGGTACGATTTGATATGATTGCAGCCAACTCGCCCGTTCTGATTCCGGCGAATGCGTTGCAGATGACCTCGGATGGCCCACGGGTTGTGGTTGTCGAGTCGGATCAGCGCGTACGATTTGTGCCGATTACACTTGGTCGTGATTATGGAACAACGCTCGAAGCATCGAGTGGTCTGACGGGTCAGGAACGTGTCGTAACCAATCCTAATGATCGGCTCCGCGATGGCCAGAAGGTCCGCTTTCGCAAACCAGTTGCTGAAAAAACTGTAGCCCAACGATGAATAAAAGTATAATGTATAGTTTTTTGCGGTCGGTACTCCGATTTGTTGCCGTTGTCGCTCCGATTTATTGTTATACAGCAAAGGCTCAAACAACACCTCTTAATGCGCCGGGAGGGTCGGTAACCGTGCAACCGGGTTCGTCTCCAACGGGGTCGACGGGTACGGTTGCTCCTGCCATGTCTTCCATTGAGACACCAGATCCTAATGCGCCGGTGCCCGCCTTGACAATCAGTGGCTTCAAGCGGTTTGGCGATCCTATGCTTGAGTCGCTTATTCAACTGGGTTTGGATAATAGTCCGAATTTAAAGGCGGCTTTAAGTCGTTTGGAAGAGTCGCGGATTCGGGTTAAAGTGGCGCAATCATTTTTGTCGCCGTCTCTACGGAGTTCATTGCTCGCTACAACACAGAGCCTATCTGAACACCGCCCTCT comes from Spirosoma aureum and encodes:
- a CDS encoding efflux RND transporter periplasmic adaptor subunit — protein: MKALRVIIPLLLLIALFVFAGVLPRIKNSQELKAAATEERNREPIVNVVSLKHSSDTTGLTLPGQIQPYRQTPLYARTQGFLRRWYVDIGAQVKQGQVLATIDAPELDQDIVRAKADQQLAQTNLERLQSVQLPGAVAKQDVDTRQSAVAVAQATLGRLQALKDLQQVRAPFSGVITARTAENGTLVSPGSGQPLFTISELGTLRVFVDVPQTYYQSVKVGMPATVVIPELKNRTFLGKVVRTSGTLRSDSRTLLAEVAIPNPKQELPSGLYSQVRFDMIAANSPVLIPANALQMTSDGPRVVVVESDQRVRFVPITLGRDYGTTLEASSGLTGQERVVTNPNDRLRDGQKVRFRKPVAEKTVAQR
- a CDS encoding DUF952 domain-containing protein, whose translation is MDLIYHIVPASVWTNYETELTYEADSLRTEGFIHLSTKEQVPGVMERYYQNVPDLLLLHVDPAQLLHELKYEVSTNNERFPHLYGPLNKDAVLTVERLNQLPINQPV